A region from the Triticum urartu cultivar G1812 chromosome 1, Tu2.1, whole genome shotgun sequence genome encodes:
- the LOC125547648 gene encoding diacylglycerol O-acyltransferase 3 → MELSATGAAALRRSLASACPVVPRERRRGMPARVSCVGRGGGCGGFADEAHLRFYDAAPRKAVEAAARGLTKLRAMGLVAGDPAKEKILSEATELLLQELNQMKDAEDELKKKQKEEKAAMKALKKQQKEAKKAAMNCGDASSESSESECEEEQSMKMSCVATTSMPAVDQGMAMSMSVPQIAASNIATAPAMDFDKAAMKAMKKREKEQKKAAKKAMKMKKEEEKRMATLNSCKDEDSSCSSESSNSECEGEVVRMSRCATISAPRTPPASTVFPIIVPQIPDSVALDAQIFSGSANAMQHTATSIAVVEKPVQNRIEVCMGGKCKKAGSLAVLQEFETEVGTGGMVVGCKCLGKCGLGPNVRLRSEGSVQKNSPICIGVGLDDVGTIVAGFIGDGDVGMN, encoded by the exons ATGGAGCTCTCCGCAACCGGCGCTGCTGCCCTCCGGCGATCGTTGGCGTCGGCGTGTCCGGTTGTCccgagggagaggaggagggggatgcCGGCCAGGGTGTCCTGCGTTGGCCGCGGAGGCGGATGCGGGGGATTCGCCGACGAAGCGCACCTCAGGTTCTACGACGCGGCGCCGCGGaaggcggtggaggcggcggcgaggggccTTACCAAGCTTCGGGCCATGGGCCTTGTCGCTGGCGACCCGGCCAAGGAGAAGATCCTCTCG GAAGCAACTGAGCTGCTGCTGCAGGAGTTGAATCAGATGAAGGATGCAGAGGACGAgctgaagaagaagcagaaagAGGAGAAGGCTGCGATGAAAGCACTgaagaagcagcagaaggaagCCAAGAAGGCCGCGATGAACTGTGGGGATGCCTCCTCTGAATCAAGCGAGAGTGAGTGTGAGGAAGAGCAATCCATGAAAATGAGCTGTGTTGCCACCACATCGATGCCTGCAGTTGACCAAGGAATGGCGATGTCAATGTCAGTGCCCCAAATTGCTGCATCTAACATCGCAACAGCTCCGGCAATGGATTTTGACAAGGCTGCGATGAAGGCCATGAAAAAGAGGGAGAAGGAACAAAAGAAAGCTGCAAAGAAGGCCATGAAGATGAAAAAGGAGGAAGAGAAGCGGATGGCCACACTGAATTCCTGCAAGGATGAAGACAGCTCATGCTCATCGGAGTCCAGCAACAGTGAGTGTGAAGGGGAAGTCGTCAGAATGAGCCGCTGTGCCACCATTTCTGCGCCTCGAACACCACCTGCAAGCACAGTTTTCCCCATCATAGTGCCTCAAATCCCAGACTCCGTTGCACTGGATGCTCAGATCTTTTCCGGGTCTGCAAATGCAATGCAGCACACTGCCACCAGCATTGCGGTTGTCGAAAAACCAGTGCAGAACAGAATCGAGGTCTGCATGGGCGGCAAATGCAAGAAGGCGGGCTCGCTCGCCGTCCTGCAGGAGTTTGAGACGGAGGTTGGCACCGGCGGCATGGTGGTCGGTTGCAAATGCTTGGGGAAATGCGGGCTAGGCCCAAATGTGCGGCTGCGCAGCGAGGGCTCTGTACAGAAGAACAGTCCCATCTGCATTGGTGTAGGCTTGGATGATGTTGGCACCATAGTGGCGGGCTTCATCGGAGATGGCGACGTGGGCATGAACTGA